One Setaria viridis chromosome 7, Setaria_viridis_v4.0, whole genome shotgun sequence genomic region harbors:
- the LOC117862535 gene encoding exonuclease DPD1, chloroplastic/mitochondrial has translation MPLVLRFNLLRNNIWGSRSVRFLKQLAGFSSGKLLQPGTYEKRHFTTKLTDTASWHKTDSGSCSPSIPPLWLQQTSEHDNPGTVLVFDIETTGFLHADHRIIEFALRDLSGGKNCTFETLINPERNVPIYAAKANKITTELVCRPDVPRFSDVLPLLLAYIQRRQAPGKPVLWVAHNAKQFDIPFLMQEFERCSAQVPADWLFVDSLCLARKLKKLDGNIGHVNLEALGKHYGIIFKGPSHRAMPDVQALSEIFQKITLGLKLTRDGLMSEASIFYDFRKVSRI, from the exons ATGCCACTGGTTCTTCGCTTCAATCTGCTGAGGAACAACATATGGGGCAGCCGTTCAGTGAGGTTTCTTAAGCAACTTGCTGGGTTTTCATCTGGGAAATTGCTTCAACCTGGAACCTATGAGAAGCGTCATTTCACAACGAAACTTACAGACACAGCTAGTTGGCACAAAACTGACTCAGGTTCATGTAGTCCTTCAATTCCGCCACTGTGGCTTCAACAAACTTCTGAACATGACAATCCTGGAACTGTTCTCGTCTTCGATATTGAGACTACTGGTTTTCTCCATGCGGATCATAGAATCATTGAGTTTGCACTCCGCGACCTTTCCGGAGGAAAGAATTGCACATTTGAGACTCTCATTAATCCTGAACGGAATGTTCCCATATATGCCGCAAAAGCCAATAAGATTACCACTGAATTGGTCTGCAGGCCTGATGTCCCAAG GTTCAGTGATGTACTTCCACTACTACTAGCATATATTCAAAGACGCCAAGCTCCTGGCAAGCCAGTTCTTTGGGTTGCCCATAACGCAAAACAGTTTGATATCCCTTTCCTTATGCAAGAGTTCGAACGATGTTCAGCCCAGGTTCCTGCAGATTGGCTGTTTGTTGACAGTCTTTGTTTAGCAAGGAAATTGAAGAAATTGGATG GAAATATAGGTCATGTAAACTTGGAGGCACTGGGTAAGCACTATGGCATCATTTTCAAAGGCCCTTCTCATAGAGCAATGCCAGATGTGCAAGCATTATCCGAAATTTTCCAAAAAATCACTTTGGGCTTAAAATTGACACGCGACGGTCTCATGAGTGAGGCCAGCATCTTTTACGATTTCAGGAAGGTTTCTCGAATATGA
- the LOC117864092 gene encoding glycolate oxidase 2 isoform X2 codes for MALITNVSDYEELAKQKLSKMVYDFYAAGAEDQRTLKENREAFSRILFRPRVLIDVSCINMSMSVLGYNISMPIMVAPTALHKLAHPEGEVASARATAAAGTIMMLSSWSSYSIEEVNSSGPGLRFFQLSVFKDRNFVQQLVRRAENAGYKAIAITVDAPRLGRREADVRNRFSLPENVVLKCFEGLDLSNLDKKNVSGLAAYVTSQIDSSLSWKDIKWLQTITSLPILVKGVITAEDARIAIECGVAGIIMSNHGGRQLDYLPATISCLEEVVREAKGRVPVFLDGGIRRGTDVFKALALGASGVFIGRPVLFALAVDGEAGVRKALQMLKDELEIAMALSGCTSLKEITRDHVSTEGDRIRRSRL; via the exons ATGGCGCTGATCACGAATGTCTCTGACTATGAGGAGCTTGCAAAGCAGAAGCTGTCGAAGATGGTTTATGACTTCTATGCTGCAGGTGCAGAAGACCAGCGGACACTCAAGGAGAATAGGGAGGCATTCTCCAGAATTTT GTTTCGACCAAGGGTACTGATTGATGTGTCCTGCATCAACATGTCCATGAGTGTTTTAGGCTACAACATTTCCATGCCTATTATGGTGGCTCCCACTGCTTTGCACAAACTGGCCCACCCAGAAG GAGAGGTTGCTTCTGCCCGAGCTACAGCTGCAGCAGGAACTATTATG ATGTTGTCTTCATGGTCATCTTATAGTATCGAAGAAGTTAACTCGAGTGGACCAGGACTCCGTTTCTTTCAGCTTTCT GTATTCAAGGACAGGAACTTTGTGCAACAACTCGTCAGAAGGGCTGAAAATGCTGGCTATAAGGCAATTGCCATCACTGTTGATGCCCCACGGCTTGGTCGCAGGGAAGCTGATGTCAGGAACAG ATTCTCATTGCCTGAAAATGTGGTATTGAAGTGCTTTGAAGGACTGGACCTCAGCAACTTGGACAAG AAGAATGTTTCTGGCCTTGCTGCATATGTCACTAGCCAGATTGACAGCTCTCTTTCTTGGAAG GATATCAAGTGGCTACAGACGATCACCTCGTTACCTATCTTGGTGAAAGGAGTCATAACAGCTGAAGATG CTCGAATTGCTATCGAATGCGGTGTTGCGGGTATTATCATGTCCAACCACGGGGGACGCCAGCTTGACTATCTTCCGGCAACCATCAGCTGCCTAGAAGAG GTTGTAAGAGAAGCAAAGGGGCGTGTTCCCGTGTTCCTTGACGGTGGCATCCGCCGTGGCACTGACGTGTTCAAGGCTTTGGCTTTGGGAGCTTCAGGAGTATTC ATTGGAAGGCCCGTGCTGTTCGCCCTCGCAGTggacggcgaggccggcgtGAGGAAGGCGCTGCAGATGCTGAAGGACGAGCTCGAGATCGCCATGGCGCTGAGCGGCTGCACGTCGCTGAAGGAGATCACCCGCGACCACGTCAGCACCGAGGGTGACAGGATCCGTCGCTCTCGGCTGTAG
- the LOC117863481 gene encoding polyamine oxidase 3 isoform X1, with translation MANNSSYGENVRRKSHTPSAIVIGGGFAGLAAADALRNASFQVILLESRDRIGGRVHTDYSFGFPVDLGASWLHGVCEENPLAPIIGRLGLPLYRTSGDDSVLFDHDLESYALYDTDGHQVPQELVQKIGKVFEAILEETGKLREETNGDMSIAKAISIVMDRHPHLRQEGIAHEVLQWYLCRMEGWFATDADSISLQGWDQEVLLPGGHGLMVRGYRPVINTLAKGLDIRLNHKYGCHFLIHLLSSSFVCHSFSTDPSIFFRVVEIVRHRNRVEVTVSSGKTFVADAAVVAVPLGVLKANTIKFEPRLPEWKEEAVRELSVGIENKIVLHFSQVFWPNVEFLGVVSSSTYGCSYFLNLHKATGHPVLVYMPAGRLARDIEKMSDEAAAQFAFSQLKKILPNAAEPINYLVSHWGSDENTLGSYTFDGVNKPRDLYEKLRIPVDNLFFAGEATSVKYTGTVHGAFSTGVMAAEECKMRVLERFRELDMLEMCHPAMGEDSPVSVPLLISRL, from the exons ATGGCGAACAACA GTTCATATGGTGAAAATGTTAGGAGAAAGTCACACACACCATCTGCTATTGTTATTGGTGGTGGGTTTGCAGggcttgctgctgctgatgcgcTCAGAAATGCATCCTTCCAG GTTATTCTCCTGGAATCCCGTGATAGGATAGGTGGCAGAGTTCACACCGACTACTCTTTTGGGTTTCCTGTCGATTTGGGAGCATCTTG GCTTCATGGTGTCTGTGAAGAAAATCCCTTAGCACCAATAATTGGGAGGCTTGGACTGCCGCTGTACCGCACGAGTGGAGATGATTCTGTTCTGTTTGATCATGATTTGGAGAG TTATGCACTCTACGACACTGATGGGCATCAAGTACCACAGGAGTTAGTACAAAAGATTGGAAAGGTGTTTGAGGCCATACTGGAAGAG ACTGGCAAATTGAGGGAAGAAACCAATGGAGATATGTCTATCGCAAAAGCCATCTCAATTGTTATGGATAGACATCCGCACTTGAG GCAAGAAGGGATTGCTCATGAAGTTCTTCAGTGGTATTTGTGCCGTATGGAGGGTTGGTTTGCCACTGATGCCGATTCAATCTCACTACAGGGTTGGGACCAG GAGGTGCTGCTTCCAGGTGGCCATGGCCTCATGGTTCGTGGATATCGTCCAGTTATAAATACTCTGGCAAAAGGCTTAGATATACGCCTCAACCATAAGTATGGATGTCATTTTCTTATTCATTTGCTAAGCAGCAGTTTTGTCTGCCATTCCTTCAGTACTGATCCTTCTATTTTCTTTAGGGTTGTTGAAATTGTTCGCCACAGGAACAGGGTAGAGGTTACTGTAAGCAGTGGCAAAACATTTGTTGCTGATGCTGCAGTAGTCGCTGTTCCATTGGGTGTTCTGAAAGCAAACACTATTAAATTTGAGCCGAGACTGCCAGAGTGGAAGGAAGAAGCAGTTAGAGAACTTTCAGTTGGAATTGAGAATAAAATTGTTCTTCACTTCAGCCAGGTTTTCTGGCCTAACGTGGAGTTCCTTGGGGTCGTTTCCTCAAGCACGTATGGATGCAGCTATTTCCTTAACCTTCACAAGGCAACAGGCCACCCTGTTCTCGTTTACATGCCTGCTGGCCGCCTTGCTCGTGATATCGAAAAGATGTCTGATGAGGCAGCTGCCCAATTCGCCTTCTCCCAGTTGAAGAAGATCCTTCCTAATGCAGCTGAGCCG ATAAATTACCTGGTGTCACACTGGGGCTCGGATGAGAACACGCTTGGTTCCTACACGTTTGATGGGGTGAATAAACCCCGCGACCTGTACGAGAAGTTGCGCATCCCTGTGGACAACCTGTTCTTCGCAGGGGAGGCTACAAGTGTCAAGTACACAGGCACAGTGCACGGCGCCTTCTCCACTGGTGTCATGGCAGCTGAGGAGTGCAAGATGCGGGTTCTGGAGCGGTTCAGGGAGCTGGACATGCTGGAGATGTGCCACCCTGCCATGGGCGAGGACAGCCCTGTCTCTGTCCCGCTGCTCATCTCTCGGCTCTAA
- the LOC117864092 gene encoding glycolate oxidase 2 isoform X1 has product MLEMALITNVSDYEELAKQKLSKMVYDFYAAGAEDQRTLKENREAFSRILFRPRVLIDVSCINMSMSVLGYNISMPIMVAPTALHKLAHPEGEVASARATAAAGTIMMLSSWSSYSIEEVNSSGPGLRFFQLSVFKDRNFVQQLVRRAENAGYKAIAITVDAPRLGRREADVRNRFSLPENVVLKCFEGLDLSNLDKKNVSGLAAYVTSQIDSSLSWKDIKWLQTITSLPILVKGVITAEDARIAIECGVAGIIMSNHGGRQLDYLPATISCLEEVVREAKGRVPVFLDGGIRRGTDVFKALALGASGVFIGRPVLFALAVDGEAGVRKALQMLKDELEIAMALSGCTSLKEITRDHVSTEGDRIRRSRL; this is encoded by the exons ATGTT GGAGATGGCGCTGATCACGAATGTCTCTGACTATGAGGAGCTTGCAAAGCAGAAGCTGTCGAAGATGGTTTATGACTTCTATGCTGCAGGTGCAGAAGACCAGCGGACACTCAAGGAGAATAGGGAGGCATTCTCCAGAATTTT GTTTCGACCAAGGGTACTGATTGATGTGTCCTGCATCAACATGTCCATGAGTGTTTTAGGCTACAACATTTCCATGCCTATTATGGTGGCTCCCACTGCTTTGCACAAACTGGCCCACCCAGAAG GAGAGGTTGCTTCTGCCCGAGCTACAGCTGCAGCAGGAACTATTATG ATGTTGTCTTCATGGTCATCTTATAGTATCGAAGAAGTTAACTCGAGTGGACCAGGACTCCGTTTCTTTCAGCTTTCT GTATTCAAGGACAGGAACTTTGTGCAACAACTCGTCAGAAGGGCTGAAAATGCTGGCTATAAGGCAATTGCCATCACTGTTGATGCCCCACGGCTTGGTCGCAGGGAAGCTGATGTCAGGAACAG ATTCTCATTGCCTGAAAATGTGGTATTGAAGTGCTTTGAAGGACTGGACCTCAGCAACTTGGACAAG AAGAATGTTTCTGGCCTTGCTGCATATGTCACTAGCCAGATTGACAGCTCTCTTTCTTGGAAG GATATCAAGTGGCTACAGACGATCACCTCGTTACCTATCTTGGTGAAAGGAGTCATAACAGCTGAAGATG CTCGAATTGCTATCGAATGCGGTGTTGCGGGTATTATCATGTCCAACCACGGGGGACGCCAGCTTGACTATCTTCCGGCAACCATCAGCTGCCTAGAAGAG GTTGTAAGAGAAGCAAAGGGGCGTGTTCCCGTGTTCCTTGACGGTGGCATCCGCCGTGGCACTGACGTGTTCAAGGCTTTGGCTTTGGGAGCTTCAGGAGTATTC ATTGGAAGGCCCGTGCTGTTCGCCCTCGCAGTggacggcgaggccggcgtGAGGAAGGCGCTGCAGATGCTGAAGGACGAGCTCGAGATCGCCATGGCGCTGAGCGGCTGCACGTCGCTGAAGGAGATCACCCGCGACCACGTCAGCACCGAGGGTGACAGGATCCGTCGCTCTCGGCTGTAG
- the LOC117862579 gene encoding glycolate oxidase 3: protein MELITNVTEYEKLAKEKLPKMVYDYYASGAEDQWTLKENREAFSRILFRPRILIDVSHIDMTTNVLGFNISMPIMIAPTAMQKMAHPEGELATARAAASAGTIMTLSSWSTSSVEEVNSVGPGIRFFQLYVYKDRNIVRQLVKRAEMAGFKAIALTVDTPRLGRREADIKNRFTLPPHLVLKNFEALDLGTMDKTNDSGLASYVAGQVDRTLSWKDVKWLQTITSLPILVKGVVTAEDTRLAIEHGAAGIIVSNHGARQLDYVSATISCLEEVVRVAKGRLPVFLDGGVRRGTDVFKALALGASGVFIGRPVLFSLAVDGEAGVRKVLQMLRDELELTMALSGCTSLREITRAHVITDGDRIGRSRL, encoded by the exons ATGGAGCTAATCACAAATGTCACCGAGTATGAGAAGCTTGCGAAGGAGAAGCTGCCGAAGATGGTGTACGACTACTACGCCTCCGGTGCAGAAGATCAGTGGACTCTGAAAGAGAACAGGGAGGCCTTCTCCAGAATTCT GTTTCGACCACGCATACTGATTGACGTCTCCCACATTGACATGACCACAAATGTCTTGGGTTTCAACATTTCCATGCCTATCATGATTGCCCCCACAGCCATGCAGAAAATGGCTCATCCTGAAG GAGAGCTTGCTACGGCAAGAGCAGCAGCCTCTGCAGGAACAATAATG ACATTGTCCTCATGGTCTACTTCTAGTGTTGAAGAGGTTAACTCAGTTGGGCCAGGGATACGTTTCTTCCAGCTTTAT GTCTACAAGGACAGGAATATAGTTCGGCAACTCGTGAAAAGGGCTGAAATGGCTGGCTTTAAGGCTATTGCACTCACTGTTGACACTCCAAGGCTTGGCCGCAGGGAAGCTGATATAAAAAACAG ATTCACCTTACCTCCGCATCTGGTGTTGAAAAACTTTGAAGCGCTGGATCTTGGCACGATGGACAAG ACAAATGATTCTGGCCTTGCTTCTTATGTTGCTGGTCAAGTTGATCGCACTCTTTCCTGGAAG GATGTCAAGTGGCTACAGACAATTACCTCGTTGCCGATCTTAGTGAAAGGAGTCGTGACTGCAGAAGACA CTAGACTTGCAATTGAACATGGCGCTGCTGGGATCATCGTGTCCAATCATGGTGCCCGTCAGCTAGATTACGTTTCTGCGACGATCAGCTGTCTGGAAGAG GTCGTCAGGGTAGCGAAGGGCCGGCTGCCAGTGttcctcgacggcggcgtccgCCGTGGCACGGACGTGTTCAAGGCCCTGGCGTTGGGAGCCTCAGGAGTATTC ATCGGGCGGCCGGTGCTGTTCTCGCTGGCGGTggacggcgaggccggcgtGCGGAAGGTGCTGCAGATGCTGAGGGACGAGCTGGAGCTCACCATGGCGCTCAGCGGCTGCACGTCGCTGAGGGAGATCACCCGCGCCCACGTCATCACCGACGGCGACCGGATCGGCCGCTCGCGGCTGTAG
- the LOC117863481 gene encoding polyamine oxidase 3 isoform X2 produces MANNSSYGENVRRKSHTPSAIVIGGGFAGLAAADALRNASFQVILLESRDRIGGRVHTDYSFGFPVDLGASWLHGVCEENPLAPIIGRLGLPLYRTSGDDSVLFDHDLESYALYDTDGHQVPQELVQKIGKVFEAILEETGKLREETNGDMSIAKAISIVMDRHPHLRQEGIAHEVLQWYLCRMEGWFATDADSISLQGWDQEVLLPGGHGLMVRGYRPVINTLAKGLDIRLNHKVVEIVRHRNRVEVTVSSGKTFVADAAVVAVPLGVLKANTIKFEPRLPEWKEEAVRELSVGIENKIVLHFSQVFWPNVEFLGVVSSSTYGCSYFLNLHKATGHPVLVYMPAGRLARDIEKMSDEAAAQFAFSQLKKILPNAAEPINYLVSHWGSDENTLGSYTFDGVNKPRDLYEKLRIPVDNLFFAGEATSVKYTGTVHGAFSTGVMAAEECKMRVLERFRELDMLEMCHPAMGEDSPVSVPLLISRL; encoded by the exons ATGGCGAACAACA GTTCATATGGTGAAAATGTTAGGAGAAAGTCACACACACCATCTGCTATTGTTATTGGTGGTGGGTTTGCAGggcttgctgctgctgatgcgcTCAGAAATGCATCCTTCCAG GTTATTCTCCTGGAATCCCGTGATAGGATAGGTGGCAGAGTTCACACCGACTACTCTTTTGGGTTTCCTGTCGATTTGGGAGCATCTTG GCTTCATGGTGTCTGTGAAGAAAATCCCTTAGCACCAATAATTGGGAGGCTTGGACTGCCGCTGTACCGCACGAGTGGAGATGATTCTGTTCTGTTTGATCATGATTTGGAGAG TTATGCACTCTACGACACTGATGGGCATCAAGTACCACAGGAGTTAGTACAAAAGATTGGAAAGGTGTTTGAGGCCATACTGGAAGAG ACTGGCAAATTGAGGGAAGAAACCAATGGAGATATGTCTATCGCAAAAGCCATCTCAATTGTTATGGATAGACATCCGCACTTGAG GCAAGAAGGGATTGCTCATGAAGTTCTTCAGTGGTATTTGTGCCGTATGGAGGGTTGGTTTGCCACTGATGCCGATTCAATCTCACTACAGGGTTGGGACCAG GAGGTGCTGCTTCCAGGTGGCCATGGCCTCATGGTTCGTGGATATCGTCCAGTTATAAATACTCTGGCAAAAGGCTTAGATATACGCCTCAACCATAA GGTTGTTGAAATTGTTCGCCACAGGAACAGGGTAGAGGTTACTGTAAGCAGTGGCAAAACATTTGTTGCTGATGCTGCAGTAGTCGCTGTTCCATTGGGTGTTCTGAAAGCAAACACTATTAAATTTGAGCCGAGACTGCCAGAGTGGAAGGAAGAAGCAGTTAGAGAACTTTCAGTTGGAATTGAGAATAAAATTGTTCTTCACTTCAGCCAGGTTTTCTGGCCTAACGTGGAGTTCCTTGGGGTCGTTTCCTCAAGCACGTATGGATGCAGCTATTTCCTTAACCTTCACAAGGCAACAGGCCACCCTGTTCTCGTTTACATGCCTGCTGGCCGCCTTGCTCGTGATATCGAAAAGATGTCTGATGAGGCAGCTGCCCAATTCGCCTTCTCCCAGTTGAAGAAGATCCTTCCTAATGCAGCTGAGCCG ATAAATTACCTGGTGTCACACTGGGGCTCGGATGAGAACACGCTTGGTTCCTACACGTTTGATGGGGTGAATAAACCCCGCGACCTGTACGAGAAGTTGCGCATCCCTGTGGACAACCTGTTCTTCGCAGGGGAGGCTACAAGTGTCAAGTACACAGGCACAGTGCACGGCGCCTTCTCCACTGGTGTCATGGCAGCTGAGGAGTGCAAGATGCGGGTTCTGGAGCGGTTCAGGGAGCTGGACATGCTGGAGATGTGCCACCCTGCCATGGGCGAGGACAGCCCTGTCTCTGTCCCGCTGCTCATCTCTCGGCTCTAA
- the LOC117864093 gene encoding signal recognition particle 14 kDa protein → MVVLQPDRFLSELTSMYERSTEKGSVWVTMKRSSLKAKAQLQKMEKKGKEIEYRCLIRASDGKKSISTSVSLKEYAKFQASYATVLKAHMHALKKRERKDRKKAADAEKVPETAPKKQKKKSSKKSSGSKS, encoded by the exons ATG gttgtGCTGCAACCAGATCGGTTCCTGAGCGAGCTGACGAGCATGTACGAGCGGAGCACGGAGAAGGGCTCTGTGTGGGTCACCATGAAGCGAT CGTCTCTCAAGGCCAAGGCGCAGTTGCAGAagatggagaagaaggggaaggagattGAGTACCGGTGCCTCATCCGCGCCTCCGATGGCAAGAAGAGCATCTCCACCTCG GTCTCTCTAAAGGAGTACGCAAAGTTCCAAGCTTCATATGCAACAGTTCTTAAGGCCCATATGCATGCTCTGAAGAAAAGGGAGAGGAAAGACAGGAAGAAGGCTGCAGATGCTGAGAAGGTACCCGAGACCGCACccaagaagcagaagaaaaaGTCTTCGAAGAAATCCTCAGGGTCCAAATCGTAA